A stretch of the Porifericola rhodea genome encodes the following:
- a CDS encoding glycoside hydrolase family 15 protein: MNKHTYDFGVIGNCAFLALVHKNTNINWLCWPRFDSSFVFGGLLDDEKGGEFSILPSTDNFNSHQYYIENTNVLCTEIENEDGKYRVTDFAPRFFQYDRYFKPLMLIRKIEPLSGTPRVKVKCDPVGEYGSLKPSMNQASNHIKFLGLQSEIRLTTNISLTYILEEQHFVLNDTRYLVLTYGAPLEAPVESTSENFQQKTVNYWQHWVKSTSISDFYQQQVIRSALVLKIHQFEDTGGIIASTTTSLPEAPGSGRNWDYRYCWLRDTYYTLTAFNHIGHFEELERYFYYIANISASQKSRYQPLYSISGSDQLIEKIMDLKGYLGNQPVRVGNQAYEHIQNDVYGQVLLSLLPLYVDHRFINDERAGSQNLVYDVLQKIEEVMYEPDAGLWEFRDLSQYHCYTYLFHWAGSSAAIKIAKRLGDKELEIKASKLKQAAVDKIEECYDPERKVYTQAIGTKNLDASTLQLIMMNYLDGNSDRAKNHLKSLEKELKSEDGLFYRYLHMDDFGMPETTFLICAFWYVEALACVGRVDEATETFENIMQYSNHLGLFSEDVDAATGSQWGNFPQAYSHVGLVNAAYRIATKLDAPDFLE, encoded by the coding sequence ATGAATAAACACACTTACGACTTTGGCGTAATAGGAAACTGCGCTTTTTTGGCTCTTGTACACAAAAACACTAACATCAACTGGCTATGCTGGCCTCGCTTCGACAGCAGCTTCGTCTTTGGAGGTTTGCTGGACGATGAAAAAGGAGGCGAGTTTAGCATTCTACCTTCTACCGACAACTTTAATTCTCATCAGTATTATATAGAAAATACCAACGTGCTTTGCACCGAAATAGAGAATGAAGATGGCAAGTACAGAGTAACCGATTTTGCTCCCCGCTTCTTCCAATATGACCGTTACTTTAAACCACTTATGCTCATTCGTAAGATTGAGCCCCTTTCGGGCACGCCACGCGTAAAAGTGAAGTGCGACCCAGTGGGTGAGTATGGGAGCTTAAAACCATCCATGAACCAGGCCAGTAACCACATTAAGTTTCTGGGTCTGCAAAGCGAAATTAGGCTGACTACCAATATCTCGCTAACCTACATACTGGAAGAGCAGCATTTTGTACTTAATGATACGCGTTATCTTGTACTTACTTATGGCGCACCGCTGGAAGCACCTGTAGAAAGCACTTCCGAAAACTTTCAACAAAAAACAGTAAACTACTGGCAGCACTGGGTAAAGAGTACCAGTATTAGTGATTTTTACCAGCAGCAGGTTATTCGCTCTGCTTTAGTTCTCAAAATTCATCAGTTTGAAGATACTGGCGGTATTATAGCTTCTACTACTACCAGCTTACCGGAAGCCCCCGGAAGTGGCAGAAACTGGGACTATCGCTATTGCTGGCTTCGCGATACGTATTATACACTTACAGCCTTTAACCATATTGGCCACTTTGAAGAGCTAGAGCGGTATTTCTACTACATTGCCAATATATCTGCCAGCCAGAAAAGTCGCTATCAGCCACTCTACTCAATTAGCGGCAGCGATCAGCTGATAGAGAAGATCATGGACCTTAAAGGGTATTTAGGAAACCAGCCCGTACGTGTGGGTAACCAGGCTTATGAGCATATTCAAAATGACGTATACGGACAGGTATTGTTATCTCTACTCCCACTTTATGTAGACCACCGTTTTATCAACGACGAGCGAGCAGGCTCCCAGAATCTAGTGTACGACGTGCTTCAAAAAATTGAGGAAGTGATGTATGAGCCAGATGCCGGACTTTGGGAGTTCAGAGACCTGAGCCAGTACCATTGCTATACTTACCTCTTCCACTGGGCGGGTAGCTCTGCCGCAATAAAAATTGCCAAACGCCTTGGCGATAAAGAGTTAGAGATTAAGGCTTCTAAACTGAAACAGGCCGCTGTTGATAAAATTGAAGAATGCTACGATCCAGAACGTAAGGTATACACTCAGGCCATTGGTACCAAAAACCTGGATGCCAGCACCCTACAACTCATTATGATGAATTATCTGGACGGCAACTCCGACAGGGCTAAAAATCACCTAAAAAGCCTGGAGAAGGAGCTTAAGTCAGAAGACGGGCTATTCTACCGTTACCTCCATATGGACGATTTTGGTATGCCCGAAACTACATTTTTGATCTGTGCTTTCTGGTATGTAGAAGCTCTGGCCTGTGTGGGGCGTGTAGATGAAGCTACCGAAACATTTGAAAACATTATGCAATACAGTAATCATCTGGGCTTGTTTAGCGAAGATGTGGATGCAGCTACTGGTAGCCAGTGGGGTAATTTCCCTCAGGCTTATAGCCATGTAGGCCTGGTAAATGCGGCTTACAGAATTGCTACGAAACTAGATGCTCCAGACTTTTTGGAATAG